From Brassica oleracea var. oleracea cultivar TO1000 chromosome C3, BOL, whole genome shotgun sequence, a single genomic window includes:
- the LOC106332486 gene encoding auxin-induced protein 15A-like: protein MAIMKKSLKLTQTAMLKQILKRCSSLGKKNGGGYDDDYLPLDVPKGHFPVYVGENRSRYIVPVSFLTHPEFQFLLRRAEEEFGFDHDMGLTIPCDEVVFQSLTSMIR from the coding sequence ATGGCTATAATGAAGAAATCTTTAAAACTCACTCAAACAGCAATGCTGAAGCAGATTCTTAAGAGATGCTCGAGCTTAGGAAAGAAGAACGGAGGAGGGTACGACGACGATTACCTCCCGCTCGATGTTCCAAAGGGACACTTTCCTGTCTATGTCGGAGAGAACAGAAGCAGATACATTGTCCCAGTCTCCTTCTTGACTCACCCTGAGTTCCAGTTTCTCTTAAGACGAGCTGAGGAAGAGTTTGGATTCGACCACGACATGGGTCTCACCATTCCTTGTGATGAAGTCGTTTTTCAAAGCCTAACCTCCATGATTAGATGA